From a region of the Constantimarinum furrinae genome:
- a CDS encoding sugar 3,4-ketoisomerase has protein sequence MIEKNLDKIELIDIPKITADDGRGNLSVIEKELLPYDIKRVYYLYDVPSDTQRGGHAHRELVQFLIAVSGSFDVVLDDGKQRRNFTLNRPFKGLLIPNGLWRSLENFSAGAVCLSLVSDVYKESDYIRNYDDFKLFKGA, from the coding sequence ATGATTGAGAAGAATTTAGACAAAATAGAACTAATAGACATTCCCAAGATCACTGCCGACGATGGTCGTGGCAATCTTTCGGTGATCGAAAAGGAATTGCTGCCCTACGATATAAAACGGGTCTATTATTTATACGATGTCCCCAGTGATACTCAGCGCGGCGGACATGCACATCGAGAACTTGTGCAGTTTCTTATTGCGGTGAGCGGGAGTTTCGACGTGGTGCTGGACGATGGGAAACAGCGTCGTAATTTTACGCTCAACAGACCATTTAAAGGCTTGCTCATCCCAAACGGACTCTGGCGCTCCTTGGAAAATTTCTCGGCAGGCGCGGTTTGTTTGTCGTTGGTAAGTGATGTGTATAAGGAATCGGATTATATTCGGAATTATGACGACTTTAAGCTATTTAAAGGCGCTTAA
- a CDS encoding glycosyltransferase family 2 protein: protein MIKFSVVIAVYNKEKHIAKTLQSVLEQTYTHFEVVIVNDGSTDNSEAEIKKCNDPRISYYSQVNQGAGAARNEAIKKAKNDYIALLDADDYWYSHHLEELEKLIAEFPKEHIYANALEVERNGKIFPCLYSIPENSGIQILNYFEASLKSSILHSSNFGIKKAAFNAVGGYNSVFKTGEDTDLYVRLGLNYKVVFGGKITARYQIKDDGLNATSTSFESKATFEAYTREEKNKPALKKFLDLNRYSLAMLAKLQGDDKNYKRFRSQLDEANLNKKQRFLLSTPSGILQLSRKFKIFMERRGIYLSAFK from the coding sequence AACATACACCCACTTTGAGGTGGTGATCGTCAATGATGGTTCTACAGATAACAGTGAAGCCGAGATCAAAAAATGTAACGATCCCCGCATTTCTTATTATTCGCAAGTGAATCAAGGAGCCGGAGCAGCCCGAAATGAAGCTATTAAAAAAGCCAAGAACGATTACATTGCCTTGCTGGATGCTGATGATTATTGGTACTCCCATCATCTCGAGGAACTGGAAAAACTAATTGCTGAGTTCCCGAAAGAGCATATTTATGCCAATGCGTTGGAAGTTGAGCGAAACGGAAAGATCTTTCCCTGCCTGTACTCGATCCCCGAAAATTCCGGCATTCAAATATTGAATTATTTTGAAGCCAGCTTGAAGTCCTCAATTCTTCACAGTTCCAACTTTGGCATAAAAAAAGCCGCTTTTAATGCTGTTGGAGGATATAATTCGGTGTTTAAAACAGGAGAAGATACCGATTTGTATGTGCGGCTCGGACTTAATTATAAAGTGGTTTTCGGGGGAAAGATCACTGCGCGTTATCAAATCAAGGACGACGGATTGAACGCCACCTCAACATCATTTGAGAGTAAGGCGACATTTGAAGCATATACGAGGGAGGAGAAGAATAAACCTGCTTTAAAAAAGTTCTTAGACCTGAACCGTTACTCCTTGGCGATGCTAGCCAAATTGCAAGGAGATGATAAGAATTATAAAAGATTTAGATCGCAACTGGATGAAGCTAATCTTAATAAAAAACAGCGATTCCTGTTAAGCACACCTTCCGGCATCCTTCAACTTTCGCGAAAATTTAAAATTTTTATGGAACGCAGAGGCATCTACTTAAGCGCCTTTAAATAG